A single genomic interval of Plodia interpunctella isolate USDA-ARS_2022_Savannah chromosome 16, ilPloInte3.2, whole genome shotgun sequence harbors:
- the LOC128676509 gene encoding uncharacterized protein LOC128676509: MGRNVAKSSRGRSLTPRGKRSTGGVNEDVGEKTISRSESLYFSDGDSDGSIDLPEIKMGGEKRGQAPKRKASEDVEEAERASNKLSSVTRGRAARRGSYSGTAEARERLRDLSADYAQFERELERAGTSSYLKGTEQTSKRCLVDEHLEVVRAAAQRVLAEAGKSGNLKGTAWRAMNEACHDIIVAAGKIEAQCEESEAVRILRADNKRMREQLSLLQQETKALRTAFAERVTPAPTEAQTAANAPSLEDIRGLLSEWKESFERNMFLKLGGMVNDRLKEAEKRGILAPEPIVRPPLAADAKRKEAETLASKTGRNYAGAVAGATLMPPARPGPAPKAVAGKKQPKQGTVQAQVPIETPAEVPPPHEGEQGWAEVVRRGKKKGNKPSPSAQQEPTPVKAPKASAQPPKKVKFTAPKTSAVVVTLKPESKLDYRTVISRATTIDLSSIGVDHVSAVRGTATGARIIEIPGADSGAAADSLAEKLREVIGTEAEVTRPFKAAQIRVSGLDEGVTPEALKEATARAGKCPPGQVRVGNIRIAPDMTAAVIITCPVAAANALIDEGRLLVGWTAAKVRGLEALPMRCYRCMGIGHTRALCPSPVDRSELCHRCGKSGHTSSECGASEPWCAVCYAHKLAAKHTMGGPSCNPPRTRGKLAPPKRGASEGTTMEH; the protein is encoded by the coding sequence ATGGGTAGGAACGTGGCCAAATCTTCGAGGGGAAGATCTCTGACCCCAAGGGGGAAGAGATCAACCGGGGGGGTTAATGAGGACGTGGGTGAGAAAACGATCAGCCGGTCGGAGTCGCTGTACTTCTCGGACGGCGACTCGGACGGGTCAATCGATCTTCCGGAGATCAAGATGGGCGGGGAGAAGCGGGGTCAAGCCCCAAAAAGGAAAGCTTCGGAGGATGTTGAGGAGGCCGAAAGGGCTTCCAACAAGCTTTCCTCCGTCACGAGGGGCCGGGCTGCTCGTCGGGGCTCGTATTCTGGGACGGCCGAGGCGAGGGAAAGGCTCCGCGATCTCTCGGCGGACTATGCCCAGTTCGAGCGGGAGTTAGAGAGGGCTGGTACTAGCAGCTACTTGAAGGGTACGGAGCAGACCAGTAAGAGGTGCTTGGTGGATGAGCACCTCGAGGTCGTGAGGGCTGCTGCCCAGAGAGTTTTGGCGGAGGCCGGAAAATCCGGCAATTTGAAAGGGACTGCATGGCGGGCCATGAATGAGGCCTGCCATGATATTATTGTGGCGGCTGGGAAAATTGAGGCCCAGTGTGAGGAGTCGGAAGCTGTCCGCATACTCAGAGCGGACAACAAGAGAATGCGGGAGCAGCTTTCGCTCCTCCAACAAGAGACAAAGGCCCTCCGCACAGCCTTTGCCGAACGGGTGACTCCGGCGCCGACAGAGGCCCAAACAGCGGCAAATGCCCCCTCTCTTGAGGACATCAGGGGACTCCTCTCCGAATGGAAGGAGTCCTTTGAGAGGAACATGTTCCTCAAGTTGGGGGGAATGGTAAACGACCGCCTCAAAGAGGCGGAGAAAAGGGGCATCCTGGCCCCGGAGCCCATCGTTCGGCCGCCACTCGCAGCTGACGCGAAGAGGAAGGAGGCCGAAACACTGGCCTCAAAAACAGGGCGAAATTATGCTGGTGCTGTAGCGGGGGCCACCCTCATGCCCCCAGCTCGACCTGGGCCTGCACCCAAAGCTGTCGCAGGCAAAAAGCAGCCCAAACAAGGGACCGTACAGGCCCAGGTACCCATCGAAACACCTGCCGAAGTGCCTCCGCCCCATGAAGGCGAACAGGGGTGGGCCGAGGTGGTTAGGAGGGGGAAAAAGAAGGGGAACAAACCCTCCCCTTCTGCCCAGCAGGAGCCTACCCCTGTGAAGGCCCCCAAGGCGAGCGCACAGCCGCCCAAAAAAGTGAAATTCACCGCACCCAAGACTTCGGCGGTAGTGGTGACCCTCAAGCCGGAATCCAAACTGGATTACCGCACGGTAATATCGAGGGCCACCACTATCGACCTTTCGTCGATTGGGGTGGATCACGTGTCGGCTGTGCGTGGAACGGCAACGGGGGCCCGCATCATCGAGATACCCGGGGCTGACAGTGGGGCTGCGGCGGACAGCCTCGCAGAGAAGCTCCGGGAGGTCATAGGGACTGAGGCGGAGGTCACAAGGCCCTTCAAGGCGGCGCAAATAAGGGTCTCTGGACTCGATGAGGGAGTGACGCCAGAGGCCCTAAAAGAGGCCACAGCGAGGGCGGGAAAATGTCCACCGGGACAGGTCAGGGTGGGAAACATCCGCATAGCGCCGGATATGACGGCGGCGGTAATCATCACCTGCCCTGTGGCGGCTGCCAACGCCCTAATAGACGAGGGGCGCCTTCTTGTCGGTTGGACAGCTGCCAAGGTCAGGGGGCTGGAGGCCCTGCCCATGCGGTGCTACCGGTGCATGGGCATAGGCCACACCAGAGCCCTCTGTCCGTCCCCGGTGGACAGATCGGAGTTATGCCATCGCTGTGGCAAATCTGGGCATACTTCCTCAGAGTGCGGGGCCAGTGAACCCTGGTGTGCGGTGTGTTATGCGCACAAGTTGGCCGCCAAACACACAATGGGCGGCCCATCGTGCAATCCCCCGCGCACGCGGGGCAAACTGGCCCCTCCAAAAAGGGGAGCCTCCGAGGGCACCACGATGGAGCACTAA
- the LOC128676536 gene encoding uncharacterized protein LOC128676536: MGVTFLQANLNHSARAQDLLLQSMAEWDLDVAVVAEPYAVPSLPHWAGDLGGLVAIVARPGAAPPLAIKKRGNGFVVAVRGEYAIIGVYFSPNRDLPALERFLDALGPEIRRLAPLKVFVAGDFNAKSTAWGNPATEPKGRKVEEWALAAGLSLLNRGTAHTCVRRTGGSVV; the protein is encoded by the coding sequence ATGGGGGTCACCTTCCTCCAGGCCAACCTCAACCACTCCGCTAGGGCGCAGGACCTCCTCCTGCAATCCATGGCGGAGTGGGATCTGGATGTCGCGGTGGTCGCGGAGCCGTACGCGGTTCCCTCCCTGCCCCACTGGGCGGGGGATCTGGGTGGCCTCGTGGCCATCGTGGCTAGGCCTGGTGCCGCCCCTCCCCTCGCGATTAAGAAGAGAGGGAACGGCTTTGTGgtggcggttcggggagagtacgccataattggtgtttacttctccccgaaccgggatTTGCCGGCCCTGGAGCGGTTCTTGGATGCTCTGGGGCCGGAGATAAGGCGGTTAGCGCCCCTAAAGGTCTTCGTGGCCGGtgacttcaacgccaaatcaacggcgtgggggaacccggccacggagcccaaggggcgaaaggtggaagagtgggcgctggccgcggggctgtctctcctaaacagggggacagcccacacgtgcgtgcgacggacgggcggatcggtggtg